Proteins from one Dromiciops gliroides isolate mDroGli1 chromosome 6, mDroGli1.pri, whole genome shotgun sequence genomic window:
- the SSRP1 gene encoding FACT complex subunit SSRP1 isoform X1, protein MAETLEFNDIYQEVKGSMNDGRLRLSRQGIIFKNSKTGKVDNIQAGELTEGIWRRVALGHGLKLLTKNGHFYKYDGFRESEFEKLSDFFKSHYRLELVEKDLCVKGWNWGTVKFGGQLLSFDIGEQPVFEIPLSNVSQCTTGKNEVTLEFHQNDDAEVSLMEVRFYVPPTQEDGVDPVEAFAQNVLSKADVIQATGDAICIFRELQCLTPRGRYDIRIYPTFLHLHGKTFDYKIPYTTVLRLFLLPHKDQRQMFFVISLDPPIKQGQTRYHFLILLFSKDEDISLTLNMNEDEVEKRFEGRLTKNMSGSLYEMVSRVMKALVNRKITVPGNFQGHSGAQCITCSYKASSGLLYPLERGFIYVHKPPVHIRFDEISFVNFARGTTTTRSFDFEIETKQGTQYTFSSIEREEYGKLFDFVNAKKLNIKNRGLKEKKEGINPSYDEYADSDEDQHDAYLERMKEEGKIREENANDSSDDSGDETDESFNPGDEEDDVAEEFDSNASASSSSNEGDSDRDEKKKKLAKKAKIVKERKSRKKPVEGKKGKDPNAPKRPMSAYMLWLNASREKIKSDHPGISITDLSKKAGEIWKGMSKEKKEEWDRKAEEAKRDYEKAMKEYSEGGRAESSYRKDKSKKKKRGKVKVEKKPAPPKGSSKSPSKQLSESFKSREFVSSDESSSGENKSKKKRRRSEDSEEEEELASTPPSSEESGSGSDEE, encoded by the exons ATGGCAGAGACTTTGGAATTCAATGATATCTACCAGGAAGTGAAAGGTTCTATG AATGATGGTCGCCTTCGGTTGAGCCGCCAGGGTATAATCTTCAAGAATAGTAAAACGGGCAAAGTGGACAACATTCAGGCTGGGGAGCTGACTGAGGGCATCTGGCGACGGGTGGCTCTGGGCCATGGCCTCAAGCTTCTTACTAAGAATGGCCACTTCTATAAGTATGATGGCTTTCGGGAATCG GAGTTTGAGAAACTGTCAGATTTCTTCAAATCACACTACCGTTTGGAGTTGGTAGAGAAGGACCTGTGTGTGAAGGGCTGGAATTGGGGAACAGTAAAGTTTGGTG GGCAGCTCCTGTCTTTTGATATTGGTGAACAGCCAGTCTTTGAGATCCCTCTCAGTAACGTGTCGCAGTGCACCACGGGCAAGAACGAAGTGACGCTCGAATTTCACCAGAATGATGACGCGGAGGTGTCCCTGATGGAGGTGCGCTTCTATGTCCCGCCCACACAGGAGGACGGCGTTGACCCTGTCGAG GCTTTTGCCCAGAATGTGCTGTCTAAGGCAGACGTGATCCAGGCCACCGGAGACGCCATCTGTATCTTCCGGGAGTTGCAGTGCTTGACGCCCCGAGGCCGCTACGACATCCGCATCTATCCCACCTTCCTGCACCTCCATGGCAAGACCTTTGATTACAAAATCCCGTACACCACCGTGCTGCGGCTGTTCCTGCTGCCTCACAAGGACCAGCGCCAGATGTTCTTTGTG ATCAGCCTGGACCCTCCCATCAAGCAGGGCCAGACCCGATATCACTTCTtgatccttctcttctccaaggatGAGGACATCTCGCTGACTCTCAACATGAATGA GGATGAGGTGGAGAAGCGTTTTGAGGGTCGTCTTACCAAGAACATGTCTGGTTCCCTCTATGAGATGGTCAGCCGCGTCATGAAAGCTTTAGTGAACCGCAAGATCACTGTGCCGGGCAACTTCCAGGG GCACTCAGGGGCACAGTGCATTACCTGTTCCTACAAAGCCAGCTCAGGACTGCTGTACCCCCTGGAGCGGGGCTTCATCTACGTGCATAAGCCACCTGTGCACATCCGATTTGATGAGATCTCCTTCGTCAATTTTGCCCGTGGCACGACCACTACTCGCTCCTTCGACTTTGAAATTGAGACAAAGCAGGGGACACAGTATACCTTCAGCAGTATTGAAAG GGAGGAGTATGGGAAGCTATTTGATTTTGTGAATGCCAAGAAACTCAACATCAAAAACCGAGGATTGAAAGAG AAAAAAGAG GGCATTAATCCAAGTTACGATGAATACGCTGACTCAGATGAAGATCAGCACGATGCCTACCTTGAGCGGATGAAGGAAGAGGGCAAAATCCGTGAGGAGAATGCCAATGACAGCAGTGACGACTCAGGAGACGAGACTG ATGAGTCATTCAACCCTGGGGACGAGGAGGATGACGTTGCAGAGGA GTTTGACAGCAATGCCTCTGCCAGCTCCTCCAGTAATGAGGGCGACAGTGACAGggatgagaagaagaagaaactggctAAGAAAGCTAAGATCGTCAAGGAACGGAAGTCCCGGAAGAAGCCTGTGGAG GGTAAGAAGGGCAAAGATCCCAATGCCCCCAAGAGGCCCATGTCTGCCTACATGTTGTGGCTTAATGCCAGTCGGGAAAAGATCAAGTCGGATCACCCAGGCATCAGCATCACTGATCTCTCTAAGAAAGCCGGGGAGATCTGGAAGGGGATgagcaaagagaagaaagag GAATGGGACCGAAAGGCTGAGGAGGCCAAGAGAGACTATGAGAAGGCCATGAAGGAATACAGTGAAGGGGGCCGAGCGGAGTCTTCTTACAGGAA GGATAagtcaaagaagaagaagagaggaaaggtgaAGGTGGAGAAAAAACCTGCACCTCCCAAAGGCTCGTCCAAGTCTCCATCCAAACAGCTGAGCGAGAGCTTCAAGAGCAGAGAATTTGTGTCAAGTGACGAGAGCTCTTCAGGGGAGAACAAGagcaaaaagaagaggaggaggagcgaG gattctgaagaggaggaggaactgGCCAGCACGCCTCCCAGCTCGGAAGAGTCAGGATCCGGCTCAGACGAGGAGTAG
- the SSRP1 gene encoding FACT complex subunit SSRP1 isoform X2, giving the protein MAETLEFNDIYQEVKGSMNDGRLRLSRQGIIFKNSKTGKVDNIQAGELTEGIWRRVALGHGLKLLTKNGHFYKYDGFRESEFEKLSDFFKSHYRLELVEKDLCVKGWNWGTVKFGGQLLSFDIGEQPVFEIPLSNVSQCTTGKNEVTLEFHQNDDAEVSLMEVRFYVPPTQEDGVDPVEAFAQNVLSKADVIQATGDAICIFRELQCLTPRGRYDIRIYPTFLHLHGKTFDYKIPYTTVLRLFLLPHKDQRQMFFVISLDPPIKQGQTRYHFLILLFSKDEDISLTLNMNEDEVEKRFEGRLTKNMSGSLYEMVSRVMKALVNRKITVPGNFQGHSGAQCITCSYKASSGLLYPLERGFIYVHKPPVHIRFDEISFVNFARGTTTTRSFDFEIETKQGTQYTFSSIEREEYGKLFDFVNAKKLNIKNRGLKEGINPSYDEYADSDEDQHDAYLERMKEEGKIREENANDSSDDSGDETDESFNPGDEEDDVAEEFDSNASASSSSNEGDSDRDEKKKKLAKKAKIVKERKSRKKPVEGKKGKDPNAPKRPMSAYMLWLNASREKIKSDHPGISITDLSKKAGEIWKGMSKEKKEEWDRKAEEAKRDYEKAMKEYSEGGRAESSYRKDKSKKKKRGKVKVEKKPAPPKGSSKSPSKQLSESFKSREFVSSDESSSGENKSKKKRRRSEDSEEEEELASTPPSSEESGSGSDEE; this is encoded by the exons ATGGCAGAGACTTTGGAATTCAATGATATCTACCAGGAAGTGAAAGGTTCTATG AATGATGGTCGCCTTCGGTTGAGCCGCCAGGGTATAATCTTCAAGAATAGTAAAACGGGCAAAGTGGACAACATTCAGGCTGGGGAGCTGACTGAGGGCATCTGGCGACGGGTGGCTCTGGGCCATGGCCTCAAGCTTCTTACTAAGAATGGCCACTTCTATAAGTATGATGGCTTTCGGGAATCG GAGTTTGAGAAACTGTCAGATTTCTTCAAATCACACTACCGTTTGGAGTTGGTAGAGAAGGACCTGTGTGTGAAGGGCTGGAATTGGGGAACAGTAAAGTTTGGTG GGCAGCTCCTGTCTTTTGATATTGGTGAACAGCCAGTCTTTGAGATCCCTCTCAGTAACGTGTCGCAGTGCACCACGGGCAAGAACGAAGTGACGCTCGAATTTCACCAGAATGATGACGCGGAGGTGTCCCTGATGGAGGTGCGCTTCTATGTCCCGCCCACACAGGAGGACGGCGTTGACCCTGTCGAG GCTTTTGCCCAGAATGTGCTGTCTAAGGCAGACGTGATCCAGGCCACCGGAGACGCCATCTGTATCTTCCGGGAGTTGCAGTGCTTGACGCCCCGAGGCCGCTACGACATCCGCATCTATCCCACCTTCCTGCACCTCCATGGCAAGACCTTTGATTACAAAATCCCGTACACCACCGTGCTGCGGCTGTTCCTGCTGCCTCACAAGGACCAGCGCCAGATGTTCTTTGTG ATCAGCCTGGACCCTCCCATCAAGCAGGGCCAGACCCGATATCACTTCTtgatccttctcttctccaaggatGAGGACATCTCGCTGACTCTCAACATGAATGA GGATGAGGTGGAGAAGCGTTTTGAGGGTCGTCTTACCAAGAACATGTCTGGTTCCCTCTATGAGATGGTCAGCCGCGTCATGAAAGCTTTAGTGAACCGCAAGATCACTGTGCCGGGCAACTTCCAGGG GCACTCAGGGGCACAGTGCATTACCTGTTCCTACAAAGCCAGCTCAGGACTGCTGTACCCCCTGGAGCGGGGCTTCATCTACGTGCATAAGCCACCTGTGCACATCCGATTTGATGAGATCTCCTTCGTCAATTTTGCCCGTGGCACGACCACTACTCGCTCCTTCGACTTTGAAATTGAGACAAAGCAGGGGACACAGTATACCTTCAGCAGTATTGAAAG GGAGGAGTATGGGAAGCTATTTGATTTTGTGAATGCCAAGAAACTCAACATCAAAAACCGAGGATTGAAAGAG GGCATTAATCCAAGTTACGATGAATACGCTGACTCAGATGAAGATCAGCACGATGCCTACCTTGAGCGGATGAAGGAAGAGGGCAAAATCCGTGAGGAGAATGCCAATGACAGCAGTGACGACTCAGGAGACGAGACTG ATGAGTCATTCAACCCTGGGGACGAGGAGGATGACGTTGCAGAGGA GTTTGACAGCAATGCCTCTGCCAGCTCCTCCAGTAATGAGGGCGACAGTGACAGggatgagaagaagaagaaactggctAAGAAAGCTAAGATCGTCAAGGAACGGAAGTCCCGGAAGAAGCCTGTGGAG GGTAAGAAGGGCAAAGATCCCAATGCCCCCAAGAGGCCCATGTCTGCCTACATGTTGTGGCTTAATGCCAGTCGGGAAAAGATCAAGTCGGATCACCCAGGCATCAGCATCACTGATCTCTCTAAGAAAGCCGGGGAGATCTGGAAGGGGATgagcaaagagaagaaagag GAATGGGACCGAAAGGCTGAGGAGGCCAAGAGAGACTATGAGAAGGCCATGAAGGAATACAGTGAAGGGGGCCGAGCGGAGTCTTCTTACAGGAA GGATAagtcaaagaagaagaagagaggaaaggtgaAGGTGGAGAAAAAACCTGCACCTCCCAAAGGCTCGTCCAAGTCTCCATCCAAACAGCTGAGCGAGAGCTTCAAGAGCAGAGAATTTGTGTCAAGTGACGAGAGCTCTTCAGGGGAGAACAAGagcaaaaagaagaggaggaggagcgaG gattctgaagaggaggaggaactgGCCAGCACGCCTCCCAGCTCGGAAGAGTCAGGATCCGGCTCAGACGAGGAGTAG